In Uranotaenia lowii strain MFRU-FL chromosome 2, ASM2978415v1, whole genome shotgun sequence, one genomic interval encodes:
- the LOC129746902 gene encoding uncharacterized protein LOC129746902: MSKSLAKKALLLAEEGLDGVKPDAKTGKAHSRRNDSELIPQHHKMVKFVGKKGQKQAKELLRRPRNVTTVVEARKRLQNRKDNTEDNIRKLLLLSSAKIGDEASAKMIKRAQTGRYVVKATEFLPKKEKSKESAFTEDDFKMFEEELAKC; the protein is encoded by the exons ATGTCGAAATCTCTAGCCAAAAAAGCTTTACTGTTAGCTGAAGAAGGACTTGACGGAGTAAAACCAGACGCCAAGACTG GCAAAGCTCACAGCAGACGTAACGACTCGGAACTGATACCCCAGCACCACAAAATGGTAAAATTCGTCGGGAAGAAAGGTCAAAAACAGGCAAAGGAACTGCTGAGGAGGCCTCGGAACGTGACCACAGTCGTGGAAGCCCGGAAGCGGCTGCAAAATCGAAAAGATAACACCGAGGACAACATTCGCAAGCTTCTGCTACTGAGTTCAGCGAAAATCGGCGATGAGGCCAGTGCCAAG atGATTAAACGTGCCCAGACAGGTCGCTACGTTGTGAAAGCTACCGAATTCCTGcccaaaaaggaaaaatctaaGGAAAGTGCGTTCACTGAAGACGACTTTAAGATGTTCGAAGAAGAATTGGCTAAGTGTTGA
- the LOC129746901 gene encoding protein tilB-like — MVRITEKLIRKRSEHNELIIGTLEELSLHQEDIEKIEHIGNWCRDLKILLMQSNLVSRLENLNKLKKLEYLNLAINNIERIENLEALESLNKLDLTLNFIGELTTVETLRDNYNLRELFLTGNPCTDFEGYRDYVICALPQLESLDGQEISRTDRLKALRNFKTNRGRIVQLESQYQITRDEQKVRVAETIQQQEESIKDLTEDERSTQFWQQKSEHCPEMRVLMSQYSKRGKDRSNVSLDDATRVPKRDPVLFAPCGRPYSLNAAKLKFNFVDEDDRYELTLHVYKFLDTSLIEVDAQPSYIRVTVKGKIFQLALKEEIQLDASTCQRSSITGHMLIVMPKLNPANVKFDKNKGDQKFEAYKDIPKNDKQKELNGTVDYRNIVNQKTDKASPPIDEDEIPDLI, encoded by the exons ATGGTCAGAA TAACGGAGAAGCTGATACGCAAACGTTCGGAGCACAATGAACTCATCATCGGGACGCTGGAGGAGCTGTCGCTGCATCAGGAAGATATCGAAAAGATTGAACACATCGGAAATTGGTGCCGAGACTTGAAGATCCTGCTGATGCAGTCAAATTTAGTTTCTCGACTCGAAAACCTCAATAAGTTAAAAAAGCTCGAATATCTTAACCTGGCCATCAACAATATCGAACGAATCGAAAATTTAGAAGCGTTGGAATCGCTCAATAAGTTAGACCTTACGTTGAATTTTATTGGGGAGCTAACAACGGTTGAGACGCTTCGGGACAACTACAACTTAAGGGAACTGTTCCTGACAGGGAATCCGTGCACAGATTTTGAGGGATATCGGGACTACGTCATTTGTGCCTTACCCCAGCTTGAATCGCTGGACGGACAGGAAATATCTAGAACCGACCGTTTGAAGGCTTTGCgtaatttcaaaaccaatcgtggCCGAATTGTTCAACTTGAATCGCAATATCAAATAACCCGGGATGAACAGAAGGTCCGGGTCGCGGAAACCATTCAACAGCAGGAAGAAAGCATTAAAGATCTGACCGAGGACGAAAGATCTACCCAATTTTGGCAGCAGAAGAGCGAGCATTGTCCGGAAATGCGGGTCCTCATGTCGCAATACTCGAAACGCGGAAAAGATCGGTCAAACGTGAGTTTGGATGACGCAACCAGAGTCCCGAAGCGGGATCCAGTTCTATTTGCACCCTGTGGAAGACCCTACAGTCTAAATGCTGCTAAGCTGAAGTTTAACTTCGTTGATGAAGATGATCGATACGAGCTTACTTTGCACGTTTATAA atttCTTGACACTTCGCTGATTGAGGTGGACGCACAGCCCAGCTACATTCGGGTTACGGTGAAAGGCAAAATATTTCAGCTCGCGCTGAAAGAAGAAATCCAACTGGATGCCTCGACTTGCCAGCGCTCCTCGATTACCGGGCACATGCTGATCGTAATGCCCAAACTAAATCCAGCGAATGTAAAGTTCGATAAAAACAAGGGAGATCAGAAATTCGAAg cTTACAAGGACAttccaaaaaatgacaaacagaaGGAGTTAAATGGAACGGTGGATTATAGAAATATAGTTAATCAAAAAACGGATAAAGCATCTCCACCAATCGATGAAGACGAGATTCCGGATCTAATTTGA